The following is a genomic window from Citrifermentans bemidjiense Bem.
ACTTCATCTCCTTCATAGAATCCGCCAAGCGCGGGGTCACACGATAAGGCAGATTAAGAGATAAAGCAGATTAAGATTAAGAGTAAGGCAGATTAAGAGAGTACAGATCAAGATTAAGATGAAGAGATCAAGATTAAGATGAAGAGATCAAGATTAAGATGAAGAGATCAAGAAGCTTTATGTTGAGGTGGTGCTGAGATTGATGTTAAGAATTACGCAAGGTTTTTCTCAATCTTAATCTTAATCTTAATCTCAATCTGCCTTTAAGCTGTCTTTCAGAGGTTTGTTTGCAAGAAAAACCAAAGTCCGTGATGATCGTCGCCGGTGAGGCTTCCGGCGAGATGTACGGCGCGAGCATCGCGACCGAGATACGTGCCCTCGCCCCGGAGACCAGGTTCTTCGGGATGGGGGGCGGCAACATGCGCAAGGCCGGCGTCGAGACGCTGGTCGACGCGGACACCATGGCCGTGATGGGGCTGGTCGAGGTGGTCGCGCACCTTCCGGTGATCGTCAACGGTTTCAACACCCTCAAGAACAAGCTCCGCAGCGATCTTCCCGACCTGTTGATCCTGATCGATTACCCCGACTTCAACCTGAGGCTCGCCAAGGTGGCCAAGAAGGCCGGCGTCAAGGTGCTCTACTTCATCTCCCCGCAGGTGTGGGCCTGGAGAAGCGGACGCGTCAAGGGTATCGGCCGTGTGGTCGACATGATGGCCGTCCTCTTCCCGTTCGAGGTCCCCTTCTACCAAAACGCCGGCGTGCCGGTCACCTTCGTCGGGCATCCGCTGCTCGACCTGGTGCGCCCCACCATGAAAAGGGACGAGGCGCTTTCCTCCCTGGGGCTCGACCCGCAGCGGCGCTGCGTAGGCCTTTTCCCGGGGAGCCGGAAGTCCGAGATCGGCAAGCTCTTGGGGATCATCCTTGAGTCCGCCGAGATCCTGAAAAAGAGGATGCCGGAGCTGCAGTTCGTGCTCCCGCTCGCCTCGTCGCTGCGCCGGGAGGATCTCGACCCGTACCTCTCCGGC
Proteins encoded in this region:
- the lpxB gene encoding lipid-A-disaccharide synthase → MQEKPKSVMIVAGEASGEMYGASIATEIRALAPETRFFGMGGGNMRKAGVETLVDADTMAVMGLVEVVAHLPVIVNGFNTLKNKLRSDLPDLLILIDYPDFNLRLAKVAKKAGVKVLYFISPQVWAWRSGRVKGIGRVVDMMAVLFPFEVPFYQNAGVPVTFVGHPLLDLVRPTMKRDEALSSLGLDPQRRCVGLFPGSRKSEIGKLLGIILESAEILKKRMPELQFVLPLASSLRREDLDPYLSGSKVEVRVVSGRNHDVMTACDAAVCASGTVVMEMALVGTPHLIIYKMSTFTYEVGKRVINVPHIGISNIVAEKRMVRELVQHEAEPVAIADEVDALLNDAAYATEMREGFAAMRVKLGSGGALGRVARLAMEMMR